In the genome of Flavobacterium panacagri, one region contains:
- a CDS encoding transporter, translating into MFKIKNLLAPVLFFIPQLFFAQYTDVINSNRPGETMSAYGVGKSVIQAELGVYGIKEKHDLLDYDASGFGTDFTLRYGAFLEQLEFVLDVQYQMANYDTPYTSYKKNNFRQTVLGAKYLIYDPYKNYKKEVNIYSYKANRNFQWRELIPAVSVFAGANFVGADNPYYFSPDGAISPKVSLITQNLFGGGSWVFVTNIIADYIGTDYPSYGYVLTLTHGFNDRWSGFVENQGYKSDFYSDSIIRGGAAYLLSSNMQVDASISTNFKNTPSILYGGVGISWRYDGWYKEKVIEAKNKDRAKKNPDNEKSVDYQEKERRRKSKYE; encoded by the coding sequence ATGTTTAAAATTAAAAACTTACTCGCCCCGGTACTTTTTTTTATTCCACAATTGTTTTTTGCACAATATACTGATGTCATCAATTCCAATCGTCCAGGTGAAACAATGTCTGCCTATGGTGTTGGAAAATCAGTAATTCAAGCAGAGCTTGGTGTTTACGGCATCAAAGAAAAACACGATTTATTAGATTATGATGCCAGCGGATTTGGCACCGATTTTACGCTTCGCTATGGCGCTTTTCTTGAACAACTAGAGTTTGTATTGGATGTGCAGTATCAAATGGCAAATTATGATACTCCTTACACCAGTTACAAGAAAAATAATTTTAGACAGACTGTTTTAGGAGCTAAATATTTAATTTATGATCCTTACAAAAACTATAAAAAAGAAGTTAACATTTACAGCTATAAAGCCAATCGTAATTTTCAATGGCGCGAATTGATTCCAGCTGTTTCTGTTTTTGCAGGAGCTAATTTTGTTGGGGCAGATAATCCGTATTATTTTTCGCCTGACGGTGCTATTTCTCCAAAAGTTTCCTTAATAACACAAAACTTGTTTGGAGGTGGTTCTTGGGTTTTTGTAACCAATATTATTGCAGATTATATTGGTACAGATTATCCAAGTTACGGATATGTATTAACTTTGACCCACGGATTTAACGACAGATGGTCTGGTTTCGTTGAAAACCAAGGATACAAAAGTGACTTTTACAGTGATTCTATCATTCGTGGCGGCGCTGCATATCTCCTTTCTTCCAACATGCAGGTTGATGCTTCTATAAGTACTAACTTCAAAAACACGCCTTCTATTTTGTATGGCGGTGTTGGAATATCATGGCGATACGATGGCTGGTACAAAGAAAAAGTGATTGAAGCAAAAAATAAAGATAGAGCTAAAAAGAACCCTGACAACGAAAAGAGTGTCGATTATCAAGAAAAAGAAAGAAGACGTAAATCAAAATACGAATAA
- a CDS encoding DUF4834 family protein gives MQEASLSSLRYIIGIIAFYYLMKFLARIFLPVLVKKAVENASENFQRQQQQYNQQNQNNSWQNTSRNNNDEIIINTANAKNPRETKKVGEYVDYEEID, from the coding sequence ATGCAAGAAGCGTCATTATCAAGTTTAAGATATATTATTGGGATTATTGCCTTTTATTATCTTATGAAATTTTTGGCTAGAATTTTTTTGCCTGTACTGGTAAAAAAGGCTGTTGAAAATGCAAGCGAAAATTTTCAGAGGCAGCAACAACAATACAATCAACAGAATCAAAATAATAGCTGGCAGAATACCAGCAGAAATAATAATGATGAAATAATCATTAATACTGCTAATGCTAAAAACCCGCGCGAAACCAAAAAAGTGGGAGAGTATGTTGATTACGAAGAAATAGATTAG
- a CDS encoding YfhO family protein translates to MKIINKYYPHALVILGFILVSLIYFYPVLQGKQIFQSDIAQYTGMAKEQNDFRAMENAEPYWTNSAFGGMPTYQLGAKYPYDFVGEIDDVLRFLPRPADYLFLYFLGFYGLLLVLKTDPLKAFIGAIAFGFSTYLIIILGVGHNAKAHAIAYMPLVVAGFILVFQKKYVWGGLLTMFAVALEVNANHFQMTYYLLIFLLILSGYFAFEFIKNKEYKPLLVSIGTLAIAGIFAIGANAGNLLATSEYAKFSTRSNSELTFNPDGTRKTNENALSREYITEYSYGIAESFNLIAPRLFGGSNHENLGKESRMYCFFTERRASEAEAKQYASSMPTYWGDQPIVAAPAYIGAVVFFLAVLALFIDDRKIKYVFLGGALFSLVLSWGKNFPLLTDFFIDYIPMYDKFRAVSSIQVILELCFPVLAVMGIQSFFKAKDEPKLQQKALVQTGVFGLGVIFILVIAKQLFNFSGASDQYLMQSYGPDFVDALKEDRVTMYYADLLRTGFLIVLTFLILWLFIKNKLSQTTTLIIVGIVMIFDLFFIDKKYVSAKDFVSPVQIAAPFQETEADYKILADTTHYRVFELNGNMSSARASYFHSSIGGYHAAKPRRMQQLFDYQIAKNNLEILNMLNVKYVIQTDKEGKDIPTINPDANGNAWFVSSVKLVNKADDVMKALNTLDTKKVAVFNVHEHESKFPNARLKKPWDATGTINVVEYKPNYIKYKSENEKDGLAVFSEIYYKNGWSAYVDGKLTDHFPVDYVLRAMEIPGGKHTIEFKFEPQVIKTGGTITLISSIGMVLLLIGGIYFEKFFRKDAQK, encoded by the coding sequence TTGAAAATAATAAATAAGTACTATCCGCATGCCCTTGTTATACTGGGCTTTATTCTCGTTTCATTAATTTATTTTTATCCAGTTCTGCAAGGAAAACAAATTTTCCAGTCAGATATTGCTCAATACACCGGAATGGCAAAAGAGCAGAATGACTTTAGAGCGATGGAAAATGCGGAACCTTATTGGACAAATTCTGCTTTTGGTGGTATGCCTACTTATCAGCTGGGAGCCAAGTATCCGTATGATTTTGTTGGAGAAATTGATGATGTGCTTCGTTTTCTTCCACGTCCTGCAGATTACTTGTTTCTATATTTCTTAGGCTTTTATGGTTTATTATTGGTTTTAAAAACAGATCCGTTAAAGGCTTTTATCGGCGCTATTGCATTTGGTTTTTCAACTTATCTAATTATCATTTTAGGAGTTGGTCATAATGCCAAAGCACATGCAATTGCATATATGCCTCTTGTGGTAGCTGGATTTATACTCGTCTTTCAGAAAAAGTACGTCTGGGGAGGTTTGCTCACTATGTTTGCCGTGGCATTAGAAGTTAATGCCAATCACTTCCAGATGACCTATTATCTATTAATTTTCTTGTTGATACTTTCAGGTTATTTTGCTTTTGAATTTATAAAAAATAAAGAATATAAACCGCTTTTAGTTTCAATCGGTACACTTGCCATTGCTGGTATTTTTGCTATTGGAGCGAATGCTGGAAATTTACTGGCGACAAGCGAATATGCTAAATTTAGTACACGAAGCAATAGTGAATTAACTTTCAATCCTGATGGAACAAGAAAGACAAATGAAAATGCTTTAAGCCGTGAATATATTACGGAATATAGTTATGGAATTGCAGAGAGTTTTAATCTTATTGCACCTAGGCTTTTTGGCGGGTCAAATCACGAAAATTTAGGAAAAGAAAGCAGGATGTACTGCTTTTTTACAGAGAGACGAGCTTCTGAAGCTGAAGCGAAGCAATATGCTTCAAGCATGCCTACTTATTGGGGAGATCAGCCTATTGTTGCTGCTCCGGCCTACATTGGAGCAGTAGTGTTTTTTCTTGCCGTTTTAGCACTTTTTATAGATGATAGAAAAATTAAGTATGTTTTTCTCGGAGGGGCTTTGTTTTCTTTAGTGCTTTCTTGGGGTAAAAACTTCCCTTTATTGACTGATTTCTTCATAGACTATATTCCTATGTATGATAAATTTAGGGCAGTATCGTCTATTCAAGTAATTTTAGAATTATGTTTCCCTGTTTTGGCAGTTATGGGAATTCAATCATTTTTTAAAGCCAAAGATGAACCTAAATTGCAACAGAAAGCATTAGTTCAAACAGGAGTTTTTGGACTTGGGGTAATTTTTATTTTAGTAATTGCCAAACAATTATTTAATTTTTCTGGAGCAAGTGATCAATATTTAATGCAAAGTTATGGGCCGGATTTTGTTGATGCACTAAAAGAAGACCGTGTAACGATGTACTATGCAGATTTACTGAGAACAGGTTTTCTAATTGTATTGACGTTTCTAATTCTATGGTTATTCATAAAAAATAAGCTTTCTCAGACTACAACTTTAATCATTGTGGGAATTGTAATGATTTTTGATTTGTTCTTTATTGATAAAAAATATGTTTCTGCTAAGGATTTTGTAAGTCCAGTTCAGATTGCGGCTCCTTTTCAGGAAACCGAAGCAGATTACAAAATTTTGGCTGATACAACACATTATAGGGTTTTTGAATTAAATGGTAATATGTCAAGTGCAAGAGCTTCTTATTTTCATAGTTCAATAGGTGGTTACCATGCAGCGAAACCTCGTAGAATGCAGCAGCTTTTTGATTACCAGATCGCTAAAAATAATCTTGAAATACTTAATATGCTAAATGTTAAGTATGTAATTCAGACAGATAAAGAAGGAAAGGATATTCCAACCATTAATCCAGATGCGAATGGAAATGCTTGGTTTGTGAGTTCTGTAAAATTGGTGAACAAAGCAGATGATGTAATGAAAGCGCTGAATACTTTAGACACGAAAAAAGTAGCTGTTTTTAATGTTCATGAACACGAATCTAAATTCCCAAATGCTCGTTTAAAGAAACCTTGGGATGCGACGGGGACAATTAATGTTGTAGAGTATAAGCCAAATTACATCAAATATAAATCAGAAAATGAAAAAGATGGTTTAGCTGTTTTTTCTGAAATATATTATAAAAATGGCTGGAGTGCTTATGTCGATGGTAAATTGACAGATCATTTCCCTGTTGATTATGTTTTAAGAGCAATGGAAATTCCTGGTGGAAAACATACTATAGAATTCAAATTTGAGCCTCAGGTTATTAAAACTGGAGGAACAATTACTTTAATTAGTTCAATTGGGATGGTATTGCTTTTAATTGGTGGAATTTATTTCGAAAAATTCTTTCGCAAAGATGCCCAAAAGTAA
- a CDS encoding glycosyltransferase family 4 protein, translating to MEQKKLLIITYYFPPAGGPGVQRWLKFVKYLPEFDVQPIVYVPENPTYPIVDEGLVSEISDKVIVLKNKIWEPYQLASVFSKNKTKKISSGIFPQKKKQTFLDKTFLWVRGNLFIPDARVFWVKPSVAYLEKYIQENNIDTIVTSGPPHSLHLIGLELQKKLNVKWFADFRDPWTTIGYHKALRLSSYAEKKHKNLEHKVLNAADEIIVTSKTTKAEFEVITNRPITVITNGYDVETVEKQTLDRKFTLAHIGSFLSDRNPTFLWEVLVELLQEVPEFKSHLEIKLIGAVSQEVLDAIKEHQLNDHLNLVGYVSHKEAVAHQKKTQVLLLIEINSEDTKSIIPGKLFEYMVSNRPIIAIGPQGSDFADIVTQTNTGVFFDYSEKAKLKSVILDFFNQFLEGNLQAYGIGLQQYSRKNLTKQLAQLIKK from the coding sequence ATGGAACAAAAAAAACTCTTAATAATTACCTATTACTTTCCACCAGCTGGTGGTCCAGGAGTACAGCGTTGGTTGAAATTTGTAAAATATCTGCCAGAATTTGATGTACAGCCAATTGTTTATGTTCCAGAAAATCCAACTTATCCTATTGTTGATGAAGGTTTGGTAAGTGAAATATCAGATAAGGTAATTGTTCTAAAGAATAAAATTTGGGAGCCTTATCAATTGGCTTCTGTTTTTTCAAAAAACAAAACAAAAAAAATCAGTTCTGGAATTTTTCCTCAGAAGAAAAAACAGACTTTTTTAGATAAAACATTTCTGTGGGTTCGCGGTAATCTTTTTATTCCAGATGCTCGTGTTTTTTGGGTAAAACCTTCTGTTGCTTATTTAGAAAAATATATTCAAGAAAATAATATTGATACAATTGTTACTTCTGGACCACCGCATAGTCTGCATTTAATTGGTTTAGAATTACAAAAAAAATTAAACGTAAAATGGTTTGCTGACTTTCGTGATCCTTGGACAACGATTGGTTATCATAAAGCGCTTCGTTTGTCTTCTTATGCAGAAAAGAAGCATAAAAATTTAGAGCATAAAGTTTTAAATGCTGCTGACGAAATTATTGTAACTAGTAAAACAACAAAAGCTGAATTCGAAGTCATTACAAACAGACCAATTACAGTTATTACAAATGGTTATGATGTTGAAACTGTCGAAAAACAAACTTTAGACCGTAAATTTACGTTAGCTCATATAGGCTCTTTTTTATCAGACAGAAACCCGACTTTTCTATGGGAAGTTTTGGTAGAATTACTTCAGGAAGTTCCAGAATTTAAATCTCACTTAGAAATTAAATTAATTGGAGCTGTAAGTCAGGAAGTATTAGATGCAATAAAAGAGCATCAATTAAATGATCATCTGAATTTAGTTGGATACGTTTCTCATAAAGAAGCAGTTGCCCATCAAAAAAAAACTCAGGTTTTACTTTTAATTGAAATTAATTCTGAGGATACCAAAAGCATTATTCCCGGAAAATTATTCGAGTATATGGTGTCAAACCGCCCAATAATAGCGATTGGACCACAAGGTTCAGATTTTGCAGATATTGTGACACAAACCAATACAGGAGTATTTTTTGATTATTCTGAAAAAGCCAAGTTAAAAAGTGTAATTTTGGACTTTTTTAATCAGTTTTTGGAAGGGAATTTGCAAGCGTACGGAATTGGTTTACAGCAATATTCCAGAAAAAATCTAACCAAACAATTAGCACAACTGATTAAGAAATAA
- a CDS encoding oligosaccharide flippase family protein has translation MGIVLNQSFKNTIITYIGFGIGAINTLYLYPVFLGATYYALTNYITSAANVIMPLFAIGMQNTLVKFYSQYKTEEEREQFLSFTALFPILMCIPLGLIGIFFYDDITDFVSKENPVVREFMLLIPFIGICMAYFEIFYAWARVHMHSVFGNFIKEVGLRLLSTFALIGLYFNWISLVEFVYVTAAIYFLAFIVTMFYAFYIKKPNFQITIPENVKSVMEYTFYIILSGSVANLLLDGDKLMLNQYMKIENIAYYSVATYIALVISVPSRAMHQIVYPITAKLMHDNKHDELNQLYKKTSINLQIVGGFVMLCIFVNINQLYELVPKEYSGGIPVVFMIGLSKYFDLILGNNNAIIFNTKYYRMVLYLGLMLVVLTVILNMIFIPIFGIFGSAFATLLSITLYSLAKLLFVVKKLHLYPFTEQTIYSMLLTFALFLVFYFWEFPFFQLISIALKSILVTILYLYLNYKFKISPDINGVIDSIFKKIGIKI, from the coding sequence ATGGGTATTGTCTTAAATCAGTCTTTTAAAAATACTATAATTACATACATTGGTTTTGGTATCGGAGCCATAAATACATTATATCTTTACCCAGTTTTTCTTGGTGCAACTTATTACGCTTTAACCAATTATATTACTTCTGCAGCGAATGTGATCATGCCTTTGTTTGCAATTGGAATGCAGAATACTTTAGTAAAATTTTATTCACAGTATAAAACTGAAGAAGAAAGAGAACAGTTCCTTTCTTTTACGGCATTATTTCCAATCTTAATGTGTATTCCTTTAGGGCTAATTGGAATCTTTTTCTATGATGATATAACAGATTTTGTTTCTAAAGAAAACCCTGTAGTCCGTGAATTTATGCTTTTGATTCCGTTTATAGGAATCTGTATGGCGTATTTTGAAATCTTTTATGCTTGGGCAAGGGTACACATGCATTCGGTTTTTGGAAATTTTATAAAAGAAGTAGGTTTAAGGTTGCTTTCAACTTTTGCATTGATAGGTTTGTATTTTAACTGGATTAGTTTGGTTGAGTTTGTGTACGTCACAGCAGCTATATATTTTTTAGCTTTTATAGTAACAATGTTTTATGCGTTTTACATTAAGAAGCCGAATTTCCAGATTACAATTCCTGAAAATGTAAAAAGTGTAATGGAGTATACTTTCTATATTATTCTGTCTGGAAGTGTAGCCAATTTGCTTTTGGATGGCGACAAACTGATGCTGAATCAATATATGAAGATTGAGAATATTGCTTATTATTCTGTTGCAACTTACATTGCTTTGGTAATTTCAGTTCCAAGCCGTGCCATGCATCAAATTGTGTATCCAATTACGGCTAAATTGATGCATGATAACAAACATGACGAATTGAATCAGTTGTACAAAAAAACCTCTATCAATCTGCAGATTGTCGGCGGTTTTGTGATGCTTTGTATTTTTGTCAATATTAATCAATTGTACGAATTGGTTCCAAAAGAATACAGCGGTGGAATTCCAGTGGTTTTTATGATTGGTTTGTCTAAGTATTTTGATTTGATTTTGGGAAATAACAATGCTATCATTTTTAATACAAAATATTACCGAATGGTTTTGTATTTAGGTTTGATGCTAGTAGTTTTGACCGTCATTTTAAATATGATTTTTATCCCAATTTTTGGGATTTTTGGTTCGGCATTTGCGACACTTTTATCAATTACTTTATACAGTTTGGCTAAATTGCTTTTTGTGGTTAAAAAACTTCACTTGTATCCTTTTACGGAGCAGACAATTTATTCCATGCTTTTAACTTTTGCATTGTTTTTAGTTTTTTATTTCTGGGAATTTCCATTTTTTCAGTTAATTAGTATTGCTTTAAAATCGATTTTAGTTACCATTTTATATTTGTATTTGAATTATAAATTCAAAATTTCTCCAGACATCAATGGTGTTATTGATTCTATTTTTAAGAAGATCGGGATAAAAATTTAA
- a CDS encoding mechanosensitive ion channel family protein, whose protein sequence is MKIKLLKLLALFLVWFSCSVMLGQNKNLKIPDSSIVKLKGYPVSPFKDTLFYVYNNVGSFPAKERAEYISSKIKRLYNESFFEKDSLKVIPSDVSSDIVYKNDLVLMSVLESDAKAENQTVSFIANRNLKIIKSAIIYQNENYSQLPKRFGYTALLVLIIGLILFLVGKVFNLIKKYIIRNRKKYFKGVNYNTIKVLSPERQQILFLRFFGFVKIASLVLIVYLSLPVLFSIFPATKEYTTTLLRWILTPAKSALMGFIGFLPSLFTIIVIVIIFKYSLKVIKFFFYEIKSENIKIDGFYSDWALPTFNIIRFLMYAFMLVIIFPYLPGSDSPIFKGVSVFVGVLFSLGSSNAIANMVAGLVITYMRPFKIGDYIKIGDVSGEVIEKTALVTRIRTPKFEDITIPNATVLSSTSTNYSANTKHSTNGLLIHTTVTIGYDVPWKDIYAALIEAALNTEMIEKEPKPFVLQTSLDDFYVSYQINVYTKEPTKQPRIYSSLHQNIQDSFNAAGIEIMSPHYNALRDGNATTLPPNYLKEDYEAPSFNLKNKS, encoded by the coding sequence ATGAAAATAAAATTACTTAAGTTATTAGCTTTATTTCTTGTTTGGTTTTCTTGTTCGGTAATGTTGGGACAGAACAAAAATCTGAAGATTCCAGATTCATCGATAGTAAAACTTAAAGGTTATCCTGTAAGTCCTTTTAAAGACACGCTTTTTTATGTGTATAATAATGTGGGATCATTTCCTGCTAAAGAACGGGCGGAGTATATTTCCTCTAAAATTAAAAGACTTTATAATGAATCTTTTTTTGAAAAAGATTCTCTCAAAGTTATTCCTTCTGATGTTTCTTCAGATATTGTTTATAAGAATGATTTAGTACTAATGTCGGTTTTGGAATCTGATGCTAAAGCCGAAAATCAAACGGTATCTTTTATTGCCAATCGTAATTTAAAGATAATTAAAAGCGCTATAATTTATCAGAACGAGAATTACTCTCAGCTTCCTAAGCGTTTTGGATATACTGCTTTGTTGGTTTTAATTATTGGCTTGATCCTGTTTTTGGTTGGTAAAGTGTTTAATCTAATCAAAAAATATATTATTAGGAATAGAAAAAAATATTTTAAAGGCGTAAATTATAATACAATAAAAGTATTATCTCCAGAAAGACAGCAGATTCTATTTTTAAGATTTTTTGGTTTTGTAAAAATAGCCTCACTTGTACTTATTGTTTATTTATCTCTTCCGGTTTTATTCAGTATTTTTCCAGCAACAAAAGAATATACCACTACACTTCTTAGATGGATTTTAACGCCAGCTAAATCGGCTTTAATGGGATTTATTGGTTTTCTGCCAAGTCTATTTACCATCATCGTAATTGTGATTATTTTTAAGTATTCTTTAAAAGTCATAAAATTTTTCTTTTACGAAATAAAATCTGAAAACATAAAAATTGATGGATTTTACAGCGATTGGGCACTTCCAACATTTAATATCATTAGATTCTTGATGTATGCTTTTATGCTGGTCATTATTTTCCCGTATTTACCAGGTTCAGATTCTCCAATTTTCAAGGGAGTTTCAGTATTTGTGGGTGTTTTGTTTTCTCTTGGATCTTCAAATGCTATTGCCAATATGGTGGCAGGATTAGTAATTACTTATATGCGTCCGTTTAAAATTGGCGATTATATTAAAATTGGGGATGTAAGCGGAGAAGTTATTGAAAAGACAGCTTTGGTTACAAGAATCAGAACTCCAAAATTCGAAGATATAACGATTCCTAATGCAACGGTTTTATCCAGTACCTCTACAAATTATTCTGCAAATACTAAACATTCTACCAATGGTTTATTAATTCATACTACGGTAACAATAGGTTATGATGTTCCGTGGAAGGACATCTACGCTGCCTTAATTGAAGCTGCTTTGAATACCGAAATGATAGAAAAAGAACCAAAACCATTTGTACTTCAAACCAGTTTAGATGATTTTTATGTTTCTTATCAGATTAACGTTTATACGAAAGAACCAACTAAACAACCTAGGATTTATTCGTCATTGCATCAAAACATACAAGATTCTTTTAATGCTGCAGGCATAGAGATTATGTCACCACACTATAATGCTTTAAGAGATGGAAATGCGACCACACTTCCGCCAAATTACTTAAAAGAAGATTACGAAGCGCCCTCTTTTAATTTGAAGAACAAAAGTTAA
- the uvrA gene encoding excinuclease ABC subunit UvrA, whose product MQIDLSKIDPKSNIIIKGAQVHNLKNVDVVIPRNKLVVITGLSGSGKSSLAFDTLYAEGQRRYVESLSSYARQFLGRLDKPKVEYIKGIAPAIAIEQKVNTTNARSTVGTSTEIYDYIKLLFARIGRTYSPISGQEVKKNTVTDVIADVKTLPIDSRWLLLAPIHLEEGRQLEDKLKILLQQGFARILVDNEMIRLDEFSASDLHQFDNKDILLIIDRIVVKEEEEFYNRLADAVQTAFFEGKGICYLQELNGNKRFSYSNNFELDGITFLEPNVHLFSFNNPYGACPACEGYGNIIGIDADLVVPNTSLSVFESAIYPWRGESMSWYKDEFVKHAYKFDFPIHKPYFQLTEEQKDLIWTGNQYFQGLNDFFRELEEKNYKIQNRVMLSRYRGKTKCHVCKGKRLREEASYVKINGKTVSDLVDLPIKHLVNFFKNIELNVYEQQIAKRLMIEINNRLSFLSEVGLDYLTLNRNSATLSGGESQRINLATSLGSSLVGSMYILDEPSIGLHPKDSERLIKVLLSLRDLGNTVIVVEHDEDIMKAADMIIDIGPEAGTFGGKLVAQGTYDEILKSDSLTSQYLNGNLEISVPKKRRKFKNHIDIVGARENNLKNIDITFPLDVLTVVTGVSGSGKSTLIKKILFPAMQKKLESAAEKAGQFSELKGSFSQIKHIEYVDQNPIGRSSRSNPVTYIKAYDDIRDLYAKEKLSKIRGYQAKHFSFNVDGGRCETCKGEGSINVEMVFMADVSLPCETCGGKRFKKEILEVAFDNQNINDVLTMTIDDAITFFEKNKQSKITQKLQPLQDVGLGYVQLGQSSSTLSGGEAQRIKLASFLVKGATKDKALFVFDEPTTGLHFHDIKKLLASFDALIEKGHSIIVIEHNLDLIKCADWILDLGPEGGENGGHLLASGTPEEIVKVKESVTGIYLKDKL is encoded by the coding sequence ATGCAAATTGATCTTTCGAAAATAGACCCAAAATCAAATATTATAATAAAAGGAGCACAAGTACATAATTTAAAAAATGTAGATGTGGTCATTCCGAGAAACAAACTAGTCGTTATTACAGGACTTTCAGGATCTGGAAAATCAAGTTTGGCATTTGATACTTTATATGCCGAAGGACAAAGACGTTATGTAGAAAGTTTATCATCCTATGCACGTCAGTTTTTAGGCCGTTTAGATAAACCAAAAGTAGAATATATTAAAGGAATTGCCCCTGCAATTGCAATTGAACAAAAGGTAAACACTACCAATGCGCGTTCTACTGTCGGTACATCTACAGAAATATACGATTACATCAAACTTTTGTTTGCCCGAATCGGTCGTACTTATTCTCCAATTTCTGGACAAGAGGTCAAAAAAAATACGGTAACCGATGTTATTGCAGATGTCAAAACCCTCCCGATTGACAGTAGATGGCTTTTGCTTGCTCCAATTCATCTCGAAGAAGGAAGACAATTAGAAGATAAACTAAAAATACTTTTACAACAAGGTTTTGCCCGTATCTTAGTTGATAATGAAATGATTCGTTTGGACGAATTTTCGGCTTCAGACCTACATCAGTTTGACAATAAAGATATCTTATTAATTATTGATCGTATTGTTGTTAAAGAAGAAGAGGAATTTTATAATCGTCTTGCAGATGCTGTACAGACTGCATTTTTTGAAGGAAAAGGCATTTGTTATTTACAAGAATTAAATGGAAATAAAAGATTTTCTTATTCGAATAATTTTGAATTAGATGGAATCACTTTTTTAGAACCAAACGTTCATTTATTCAGTTTCAACAATCCTTACGGAGCTTGTCCAGCTTGTGAAGGGTATGGAAATATCATTGGAATTGATGCTGATCTGGTTGTTCCAAATACTTCTTTATCGGTTTTTGAAAGTGCTATTTATCCTTGGCGAGGTGAGAGCATGAGCTGGTACAAAGATGAATTTGTAAAACATGCTTATAAATTCGATTTCCCTATTCACAAACCTTATTTTCAGTTAACCGAAGAACAAAAAGATTTAATCTGGACAGGAAATCAATATTTTCAGGGATTAAATGATTTCTTTAGAGAATTAGAAGAGAAAAATTACAAAATTCAAAACCGCGTCATGTTATCACGCTATCGCGGTAAAACCAAATGTCATGTCTGTAAAGGCAAGCGTTTACGTGAAGAGGCTTCATACGTAAAAATCAACGGTAAAACAGTTTCTGATCTGGTTGATTTACCAATAAAACATTTAGTTAATTTCTTTAAAAACATCGAATTAAATGTTTATGAACAGCAGATTGCCAAACGATTAATGATCGAAATTAATAATCGTCTATCTTTTTTAAGTGAAGTTGGATTAGATTATCTTACATTAAATAGAAATTCAGCAACACTTTCTGGAGGAGAATCGCAGCGTATTAACCTCGCTACTTCTCTTGGCAGTAGTTTAGTTGGATCGATGTATATTTTGGATGAGCCAAGTATTGGTCTACACCCAAAAGATTCTGAAAGATTAATTAAAGTATTACTTTCCCTTCGCGATTTAGGAAATACCGTAATTGTGGTGGAGCACGATGAAGATATCATGAAAGCAGCCGATATGATTATTGATATTGGCCCTGAAGCTGGAACTTTTGGAGGAAAACTAGTAGCTCAAGGAACTTATGATGAAATTTTAAAATCAGATTCCTTGACTTCTCAATATCTTAATGGAAATTTAGAAATTTCTGTTCCTAAAAAACGAAGAAAATTTAAAAATCATATTGATATTGTTGGCGCACGCGAGAACAACTTAAAAAATATTGATATTACTTTTCCATTAGATGTTTTGACCGTTGTAACTGGTGTATCTGGAAGTGGAAAAAGTACTTTAATTAAAAAAATATTATTTCCTGCAATGCAGAAAAAACTGGAAAGTGCTGCCGAAAAAGCAGGACAGTTCAGTGAACTGAAAGGTTCTTTTTCTCAAATCAAACATATCGAGTACGTCGACCAAAATCCAATTGGTAGAAGTTCGCGATCTAATCCTGTAACTTACATCAAAGCTTATGATGATATTAGAGATTTATATGCAAAAGAAAAATTATCCAAAATAAGAGGATATCAGGCCAAACATTTCTCTTTTAATGTTGATGGCGGACGATGCGAAACCTGTAAAGGAGAAGGCTCTATAAACGTCGAAATGGTCTTTATGGCCGATGTTTCGCTTCCATGCGAAACTTGCGGAGGAAAACGTTTCAAAAAAGAGATTTTGGAAGTGGCTTTTGATAATCAAAATATCAACGACGTTCTAACTATGACGATTGATGATGCGATTACTTTTTTTGAAAAAAATAAACAATCTAAAATCACTCAGAAATTACAGCCTCTTCAAGATGTTGGTCTAGGATACGTACAGTTGGGACAGTCCTCTTCTACTCTTTCAGGCGGTGAAGCACAGCGTATTAAACTAGCTTCTTTTCTAGTGAAAGGGGCAACAAAAGACAAAGCATTATTTGTATTTGATGAACCAACAACTGGACTTCATTTTCATGACATTAAAAAATTATTGGCTTCTTTTGATGCTTTGATAGAAAAAGGACATTCTATTATTGTGATTGAACATAATCTGGATTTAATCAAATGTGCCGACTGGATTTTGGATCTTGGCCCTGAAGGAGGAGAAAATGGAGGACATTTACTAGCATCTGGAACTCCAGAAGAGATTGTAAAAGTAAAAGAATCGGTAACGGGAATTTATTTAAAAGATAAATTATAA